The region ATATGAAAACAGCGTTGAAGTCCTCAAGACTGGAAAGGACATAGGCATCTTAACCGCCAAGATGGTCGAGGCGAGGAGCGTTGGCGCGAAGATAACCTACGGTATGGTGGCTTTGGCGAAGGGAGTGAAGACGATAGTCGGGGGCGTTGAGGCCTTCATTCCAGAGGACGAGGAAATGCCTAAGACAAATGGGGTTGAAACTCCCGACTCGGTGCGCTTTGACAGTGAGGTCTTCAAAGATGGCCTGCTCGACTGGGTGAAGGAGCAGTTAGTTGACAAAACCTTCGACTACGTCACCGAAAAAGCGGTTCAGTACGCCAACGAGGCCGAGATTGAAGCGAGAAGGGAGAAGACGACCTATCATGTGACGGTGAAAGCCTGCAACGAGTACTACTGCGAGGTCTATGGCTTCATGGTTTCCGGCTACGGCTACGACTTTGGGTGAGTTTTTTTCTTTTTGGGCAAACCTTTTTAAATCCCTCCTCAATTCCCAACGCGAAGGGGCGGCTGGCGGGAGCTGGCCGTCACCGGGAGGTGGTTGTATGGCGAGGATACACGCGAGAAAGAGGGGTAAGTCAGGTTCAAAGAAGCCTCCAAGGACCGCTCCGCCGGCCTGGGTGGAGTACACGGCCGAAGAGGTCGAGGCTCTCGTTATAAAGCTCAGGAAAGAGGGCTATAGCACCGCGATGATAGGAACGATTCTCCGCGACCAGTACGGCATACCGAGCGTCAAGCTCGTCACGGGCAAGAAGATAACCAAAATCCTTGAGGAGAACGGACTCGCGCCGGAGATACCGGAGGACCTTATGTTCCTCATCAGGAGGGCCGTCAACCTCAGGAAGCACCTCGAACAGCACCCGAAGGACAAGCACTCCAGGAGAGGTCTCCAGCTCATCGAGAGCAAAATCAGGAGGCTCGTCAAGTACTACAGGAGAACCGGGAAGTTGCCGGCAAAGTGGCGCTACGACCCGGAGCAGGCAAAGCTTCTCGTTCGCTGACCCTCTCCTTCTTCTTCCTTGGTGATGCCCCGTGGACAGGGAAGCCTTTTTGGAGAGGGTTCGCGAGGGAGCCGAGCTTATTAAGATGCACATCGAGTTAGGCCACACTATAAGGCTCATCTCCCACCGTGACGCCGATGGCATTACAGCCGGCGCTATTCTGGCAAAGGCAATAGCCAGGGAAGGCGGAACCTTCCAGCTCAGCATAGTCAAGCAGGTCAGCGAGGAGCTTATAGAAGAGCTCGCAAGGGAAAAGAGAGAAATCTACGTCTTCAGCGACCTGGGAAGCGGTTCAATCGAACTGATTCAGAAAAAACTCGACGGAACCGTCGTCGTTGCCGACCATCACCCTCCCGAGGGCGACTTCTCGGAGGAATCGAAACTCCTCGTGAACCCCGTTCCCTTCGGGGCAAACAGCGTTCGCGATTTAAGCGGTTCCGGAGTTGCGTATTTCATAGCAAGAGAGATGAACAGGAAGAACGGGGATTTGGCCTACATAGCAACGGTTGGGGCCGTTGGCGATATGCAGGAGATAGACGGCCAGTTCCACGGTTTGAACCTTGAAATCCTTGAGGACGGAAAAGAGCTGGGTGTTCTGGAGGTCAGAAAGGAGCTCCGCCTTTTCGGCAGGGAGAGCAGGCCACTCTACCAGATGCTGGCCTACGCGACCAACCCGGAAATCCCAGAGATTACGGGAGATGAGAGGAAAGCCATTGAATGGCTCCGCGCCAGAGGCTTTGACCCTGAAGTCCACTACTGGCAACTCCGCGAGGAGGAAAAGCGGAAGCTTCACGAGGCCCTGCTGGTCCACATGATAAAGCACTCCGCTCCAAAGGAGGTAATAGACAGGCTCATAGGCGACGTCGTGGTAAGCCCCCTCTATCCAGAGGGGGACGTCAGGCACGAGGCGAGGGAGTTTGCAACCCTCCTCAACGCCACCGGACGGCTGAACGCTGGAACGCTCGGCGTGGCAATATGCCTCGGAGATGAGAACGCCTACAAAAAGGCCCGGAAGATGCTTGAGGACTACAAGAGGGAGCAGATAGAGGCCAGGAAGTTCCTGATACAGAACTGGAGCATGGTTGAAGAGGGTGAACACGCCTACGTCTTTTACGCGGGCAAAAACATTCGCGACACGCTCGTGGGTATAGTGGCCAACATGGCCATCAACGCTGGTCTGGCAAATCCAGAAAAGCCCGTTGTTGTCATAGCGGACAGTGAGGAGGATGAAAACCTCGTGAAGGCGTCGGCCAGAACGACGGAAAAGGCTCTGGCAAAGGGCTATCACCTCGGTGAGGCGCTCAAGGAGGTTGCCGAGAAGCTCGGCGGCGAGGGCGGTGGTCACGCAATAGCCGCGGGAATAAGGTTCCCGAAGTCTAGGATAGACGAGTTCATAAAGTTCTTCAACGAGGTTCTAGCGAAGCAGGTGAAGAAGGATGGAAATTGAGGCAAACGTTGAGATACGGTGGCACTACGGCGACGAACTCAAGGCCAGGGCCATAGCTGAGGCGATAGAGGTTGACAACGAGGCAATGCCCGCTGGGCTAAAGAAAAGTTTAAATGTGCGAACCCGATGGGTTGATGGGGACGTTATAACAAAGGTTAAATACTCGGGTGAGATTGAGACACTCATCAAAGCGCTCGATGATTTGGTGTTTTCGGTCAAGGTCGCCGAGGAAATGACCGAAAAGGTGTGAATTGGAGGTGTTAAGATGGCAAGGGGTAACCCAAGGCGTAGGGCAGCCGCTACCAAGGATAAGTGGAAGATGAAAGAATGGTTCGTGATTTACGCTCCAGACTTTTTCGGAAGCAAGGAAATCGGCCTTACCCCGGCGGACGAGCCTGAAAAGGTTATAGGAAGGGTCATCGAGACCACCCTTAGGGACCTCACCGGGGATTTCACCAAGAGCCACGTCAAGCTCTACTTCCAGGTCTACGACGTTAAGGGCCAGAACGCCTACACCAAGTTCAAGGGCCACACCCTCGCGAGGAGCTACATTCGCTCACTCGTCAGGAGAAGGACCACGCGCGTTGACGGAATATTCAACATCACCACCAAGGACGGCTACAAGCTCAGAGTTATGGGCATGGTCATAGCCTACAGGAGAATCCAGACCAGCCAGGAGAGGGCCATCAGGAAGATAATCCAGGACATAATCTACAAGAAGGCCGAGGAGCTCAACTTCGCGGACTTCGTCCTTCAGTCCGTTAACGGCCAGATTGCCCAGGAGATTGCCAAGGAAGCGAGGAAGATATACCCGATTAAGCGCGCCGAGATTAGGAAGATTAAGGTTCTCGCCGAGCCGGAGGCCTGAAGCCTCTCTCTTCTTCCGCTTAAGTTTTAAGCCGAATTAGTAAACTCCCTAGGGGTGATACCATGAAGTTTCTTGTAAAAACCCAGCGAGACATGGAGGCAGTGGCCGGGAACTACATCAAGGAGGCGATTCCGGAAGCGGAGGTCTGGATTGCGCCGATGGGCTACACCGGACTCGTCCTGGTGGAGGCCGATGAAAATGCCCTCGAAAAGCTCCTCGAAGTTCCTGAAGTTGAGAGGGTAATCCCTGTTCTCGTCGAGACCGATGCCGATATAGAAAAGATAGCCGAGAGCGCGGAAAAGATTGCACACCTCATTGGTGAAAACGAGACCTACGCCGTCAAGACAAAGAGGCGCGGAAAGCACGACTTTTCAAGCATAGACGTGAACCGCGTTCTGGGTGCGAGGATAAAGGAGCTAACGGGGGCAGACGTTAACCTGAGCTGGCCAGATAAAGTCGTTCAGGTGGAGATAATAGGCGATAGGGCATACATCTCGGTAATCCCCGGTGAGGAGTACAGAAAGTACACCCCTGACAAGATTGACGCGAGGAAGCTCTTCAGAAAACTCACAATCGTCCAGATGCCCTACTGGGGGGACTACAAGGCCTGCAGGAAGTTCGGCGAGAAGATAGGCAGGGCCGCGCAGGCATTTGAGGTCAAAGAGCTCATAATAGCGCCGAAGGAGAAAATGGACGCCTTCGAGCTCATGGAGTTTCTCAGGGGTGTTAAAGCCGGGCAGGAGAGCCGTTATAAAATACAGCGCGAGGCCTATCCGTGGAAGGTCGAGAAGGTTCCCGTCTCGGTGTGGGACCTTTATCAGGTAATCAGGGACAAGAGGAGGAACAAGAGACTCCTAATCATTACCGACCCCAAGGGGCCAACGCTGGCTGAAGTCAAAGACAAGCTCGCCAGGGACCTTCACTATGCTAGAGAAGTCGTAGTGTTCATAGGCTCTCGCGAGGGCATTCCAAGGGGACTCTTCAGGTTTGCGGATTACGTTGTTGATTTGGCACCCTACATGACCTTTGCCACCGAGCATGGAATTCCGGCAACACTGGTTTCTCTCTGGGAGGTTTACGAGGAGTTCCTCAGGGAAAGCGAAGAAAAGGAGTGAACCTTTTTCTTTTTCTTGGCGTCAGACCCTAAG is a window of Thermococcus sp. DNA encoding:
- a CDS encoding 30S ribosomal protein S15 yields the protein MARIHARKRGKSGSKKPPRTAPPAWVEYTAEEVEALVIKLRKEGYSTAMIGTILRDQYGIPSVKLVTGKKITKILEENGLAPEIPEDLMFLIRRAVNLRKHLEQHPKDKHSRRGLQLIESKIRRLVKYYRRTGKLPAKWRYDPEQAKLLVR
- a CDS encoding DHH family phosphoesterase, which translates into the protein MDREAFLERVREGAELIKMHIELGHTIRLISHRDADGITAGAILAKAIAREGGTFQLSIVKQVSEELIEELAREKREIYVFSDLGSGSIELIQKKLDGTVVVADHHPPEGDFSEESKLLVNPVPFGANSVRDLSGSGVAYFIAREMNRKNGDLAYIATVGAVGDMQEIDGQFHGLNLEILEDGKELGVLEVRKELRLFGRESRPLYQMLAYATNPEIPEITGDERKAIEWLRARGFDPEVHYWQLREEEKRKLHEALLVHMIKHSAPKEVIDRLIGDVVVSPLYPEGDVRHEAREFATLLNATGRLNAGTLGVAICLGDENAYKKARKMLEDYKREQIEARKFLIQNWSMVEEGEHAYVFYAGKNIRDTLVGIVANMAINAGLANPEKPVVVIADSEEDENLVKASARTTEKALAKGYHLGEALKEVAEKLGGEGGGHAIAAGIRFPKSRIDEFIKFFNEVLAKQVKKDGN
- a CDS encoding KEOPS complex subunit Pcc1; amino-acid sequence: MEIEANVEIRWHYGDELKARAIAEAIEVDNEAMPAGLKKSLNVRTRWVDGDVITKVKYSGEIETLIKALDDLVFSVKVAEEMTEKV
- a CDS encoding 30S ribosomal protein S3ae; this encodes MARGNPRRRAAATKDKWKMKEWFVIYAPDFFGSKEIGLTPADEPEKVIGRVIETTLRDLTGDFTKSHVKLYFQVYDVKGQNAYTKFKGHTLARSYIRSLVRRRTTRVDGIFNITTKDGYKLRVMGMVIAYRRIQTSQERAIRKIIQDIIYKKAEELNFADFVLQSVNGQIAQEIAKEARKIYPIKRAEIRKIKVLAEPEA
- a CDS encoding SPOUT family RNA methylase, translating into MKFLVKTQRDMEAVAGNYIKEAIPEAEVWIAPMGYTGLVLVEADENALEKLLEVPEVERVIPVLVETDADIEKIAESAEKIAHLIGENETYAVKTKRRGKHDFSSIDVNRVLGARIKELTGADVNLSWPDKVVQVEIIGDRAYISVIPGEEYRKYTPDKIDARKLFRKLTIVQMPYWGDYKACRKFGEKIGRAAQAFEVKELIIAPKEKMDAFELMEFLRGVKAGQESRYKIQREAYPWKVEKVPVSVWDLYQVIRDKRRNKRLLIITDPKGPTLAEVKDKLARDLHYAREVVVFIGSREGIPRGLFRFADYVVDLAPYMTFATEHGIPATLVSLWEVYEEFLRESEEKE